The Thermodesulfobacteriota bacterium genomic interval AACAGCCAGTATGCCAGTATGCGCAATGCAGGGTGACTCAGTGGTAAAAGACATAGTGCTAGCATGACTAGGGACGTGTACCACCATAGACTCTATAAATTTCTGGCCCGGAAAACCCGGTTCTACTGTCATAATAAGCACCATATCGACGTACTCTATCACTTCTTCAAGAGCAGAGATTGGAGTCATTGGGCTGATAGCCACACCAGCCTTTACACCCCTGTCTTTAATTTTGGACAGACTTCCATGTAGTAGCGTGCAAGTCTCGTACTGAAGAGTAATTCCTAAAATTGAATCGCCCGCTGCATCGATGAATTTGTCTGAGAAACTCTCCGGCGCCTCTATTTGAAGGTGTATGTCGAGCGCAGGAGGATTAGTTCTTGATAGCGCTTCTACTATTGGAATGCCGAGGGTTAAATTATGTACAAAGTGCCCATCCATAACATCCACATGGATCCAGTCCGCGCCAGCTTTCTTAATAGCCTCGACCTCTTGGCCTAGTCTTGTAAAATCCGCAGAAAGTATTGATGGAGCTATAATTTTAGTCATTTTTATTGTCCCTTAGAACTTATTGAGGTTACCGATTATACCACTAAAAAATATCTTAAGTAAAATTCAGTTAAACAAAATGATTTTGAATATCGATTTATAGAATTCTAAGCACACCGCATCTGCTAACAAAAGCTTGACACTGCCACTAAAACAATTTACCATAGACGACTTTATTAAATAACCATAGCAAAAGGAAAGGACTAATATTATGTCTCTTAAAAACTTCATTTTTACTTCCGAATCAGTAACCGAAGGCCACCCCGATAAGATGGCTGACGGCATATCTGATGCAATCTTAGATGCGATGCTGGCTCAAGACCTTCACAGTAGAGTTGCTTGTGAAACACTTATTACAACTGGTTTAACGGTTGTGGCAGGAGAAATCACCTCAAACGCTACAGTTGATATACAGGGAATAGTAAGGAGTAAAATTGCAGAAATAGGCTATACAGACAGCAACATGGGCTATGATGCCAATACATGCGGTGTGCTTGTAGCTTTAGATAAGCAGTCACCTGATATTTCAATGGGTGTTACCGCTGGAGAGAAAAAAGCTCAAGGTGCAGGTGACCAGGGCCTTATGTTCGGCTATGCAACAGACGAAACCCCAGAGCTTATGCCCTCCCCTATTATCTATGCTCACAAATTAACCAAAAGACTTTCAGAAGTAAGACGTGAAGGCATCATGCCGTACCTAAGACCAGACGGAAAATCACAGGTAACAGTTAAGTATGAAGATAACAAACCTGTTGCAATTGATGCGATTGTAGTTTCTTCTCAGCACTCTGATGATGTAGATAATAAGAGAATATATAACGACGTACTGGATCAGGTAATCAAGCCTTGTATAGATCCTGAGATGATTACCAAAGACACAAAAATTCACGTTAACCCAACTGGCAGGTTTGTCACCGGTGGCCCACAGGGAGACGCCGGTCTTACAGGTAGAAAAATTATCGTTGACACCTACGGCGGATGGGCCCGACACGGAGGAGGGGCTTTTTCAGGAAAAGATCCTTCTAAAGTTGATAGAAGCGCAGCTTATATGGCCCGCTATGTTGCTAAAAACGTAGTAGCCGCTGGACTAGCTAAAGAGTGCGAAGTTCAGCTTGCATACGCAATCGGAGTTGCCGAGCCGGTATCGGTTCTTGTTGAAACCTTTGGATCTGCTAACGCGCCTGAAGATAAGATTGCCGCAGCAATTAAAGAAGTATTTGACTTAACTCCTTCAGGAATCATTAGCAGTCTAGAGCTGTTAAAACCTATCTACCAGCAAACTGCTGCATACGGTCACTTTGGAAGAAGTGGGGACGGATTTACTTGGGAAAGAATTGACCGCGTCTCAGACTTACAAAAAGCAGTCGGATAAAATAAGCTAACAATTTTTTAAATAACAAACGGAGGCATCTAATGAAATACGATGTTAAAGACTTAGGACTGGCTAAGGAAGGGAAATTAAGAGTGGAATGGGCAGCTCAAGAAATGCCGGTGCTTGCTCAGATTAAAGATAGATTTAAAAAACAAAAACCTCTTAAAGGAATTACAGTTGCAGCCTGTCTTCATGTCACCACGGAAACAGCTCAGCTTGCGATTACGCTCAAAGAAGGCGGGGCAACCGTGGCACTTTGCGCATCAAACCCGCTAAGCACGCAGGATGATGTTGCAGCATATCTAGTGAAAGATCACAATATTTCGGTTTTTGCTATTAAAGGCGAAAATAATAAGACCTATTACAGTCATATAAACAGCGCAATTGATATGTCACCTCATATTACGATGGATGACGGCGCTGACGTAGTTTCAATCCTTCACAAAAGCAGAAAAGAAAAACTAGCGGGAATTATGGGCGGAACAGAGGAAACAACCACAGGTGTTATCCGCCTACGTGCCATGGCAGAAGACGGGGTCTTAAAATACCCAATCGTTGCCGTAAATGACGCTAACACTAAACACTTTTTTGATAATAGGTATGGAACAGGACAAAGTACGCTTGACGGAATTATAAGAGCAACTAACAGACTAATTTCTGGAACAACATTTGTAGTTTGTGGCTACGGATGGTGCGGAAAGGGTCTTGCTATGAGAGCAAGAGGACTTGGCGCAAATGTTGTGGTTACCGAGATTGATGAGCTTGCAGCACTTGAGGCAGTAATGGACGGATTTAGGGTAATGCCTATGTCAGAGGCTTCTAAAATTGGAGATTTCTTCTGCACAGTTACAGGAAACATTAGTGTTATTAGAAAAGAGCACTTTAGAAATATGAAAGACGGCGCAATCGTATCAAACTCAGGGCACTTTAATGTTGAGCTTGACCTAAAAGGCTTAAAAAGCATTTCAAAGAAAAAACGTGTTGTTAGAGAATACGTTGATGAATATACTCTTAAGAACGGCAAGAAAATTAACGTTCTTGGAGACGGAAGGCTCATAAATTTAGCTTCAGCTGAAGGACATCCGTCAAGTGTGATGGATATGAGTTTTGCTAACCAGTCTCTATGTGCTGAGTATGTTGTAAAGAATGCGAAGAAGCTTGAGAAACAAGTTTACAACGTACCTCAAACAATCGATACAGCTGTTGCAAGAATGAAGCTCAGAGCAAAGGGAGCTAAGATAGACAAGCTCACACCAGAGCAGAAAATTTATCTT includes:
- the metK gene encoding methionine adenosyltransferase — protein: MSLKNFIFTSESVTEGHPDKMADGISDAILDAMLAQDLHSRVACETLITTGLTVVAGEITSNATVDIQGIVRSKIAEIGYTDSNMGYDANTCGVLVALDKQSPDISMGVTAGEKKAQGAGDQGLMFGYATDETPELMPSPIIYAHKLTKRLSEVRREGIMPYLRPDGKSQVTVKYEDNKPVAIDAIVVSSQHSDDVDNKRIYNDVLDQVIKPCIDPEMITKDTKIHVNPTGRFVTGGPQGDAGLTGRKIIVDTYGGWARHGGGAFSGKDPSKVDRSAAYMARYVAKNVVAAGLAKECEVQLAYAIGVAEPVSVLVETFGSANAPEDKIAAAIKEVFDLTPSGIISSLELLKPIYQQTAAYGHFGRSGDGFTWERIDRVSDLQKAVG
- the ahcY gene encoding adenosylhomocysteinase, coding for MKYDVKDLGLAKEGKLRVEWAAQEMPVLAQIKDRFKKQKPLKGITVAACLHVTTETAQLAITLKEGGATVALCASNPLSTQDDVAAYLVKDHNISVFAIKGENNKTYYSHINSAIDMSPHITMDDGADVVSILHKSRKEKLAGIMGGTEETTTGVIRLRAMAEDGVLKYPIVAVNDANTKHFFDNRYGTGQSTLDGIIRATNRLISGTTFVVCGYGWCGKGLAMRARGLGANVVVTEIDELAALEAVMDGFRVMPMSEASKIGDFFCTVTGNISVIRKEHFRNMKDGAIVSNSGHFNVELDLKGLKSISKKKRVVREYVDEYTLKNGKKINVLGDGRLINLASAEGHPSSVMDMSFANQSLCAEYVVKNAKKLEKQVYNVPQTIDTAVARMKLRAKGAKIDKLTPEQKIYLNSWEMGT
- a CDS encoding ribulose-phosphate 3-epimerase; protein product: MTKIIAPSILSADFTRLGQEVEAIKKAGADWIHVDVMDGHFVHNLTLGIPIVEALSRTNPPALDIHLQIEAPESFSDKFIDAAGDSILGITLQYETCTLLHGSLSKIKDRGVKAGVAISPMTPISALEEVIEYVDMVLIMTVEPGFPGQKFIESMVVHVPSHASTMSFTTESPCIAHTGILAV